The following are encoded in a window of Struthio camelus isolate bStrCam1 chromosome Z, bStrCam1.hap1, whole genome shotgun sequence genomic DNA:
- the LOC104150896 gene encoding phospholipid-transporting ATPase ID, translating into MPLFGIQFGKKKLKEQERQLQANNRDFNLQFEYASNSIKTSKYNFFTFLPLNLFEQFQRIANAYFLFLLILQLIPQISSLSWFTTVVPLLLVLAISGAKDAIDDFNRHRSDKHVNNRPVQVLINGMLKDEKWMNVQVGDIIKLENNNFVTADLLLLSSSEPHSLTYIETAELDGETNLKVKQALTVTAELGEDLQKLTEFDGEVKCEAPNNKLDKFTGTLTLRGEKYALDNEKMLLRGCTIRNTEWCFGLVIYAGPDTKLMQNSGKTTFKRTSIDRLMNVLVLVIFAFLALMCLILAIGNGIWEYDKGYYFQVYLPWAEDVSSASYSGFLMFWSYVIILNTVVPISLYVSVEIIRLGNSFYIDWDRKMYYPVNDTPAQARTTTLNEELGQIKYIFSDKTGTLTQNIMCFNKCSINGKSYGDVYDLAGQRIEINENTEKVDFSYNQLADPKFAFYDHSLVEAVKLSDVPTHRFFRLLSLCHTVMPEEKKEGNLVYQAQSPDEGALVTAARNFGFVFRARTPETITVVEMGETKIYKLLAILDFNNVRKRMSVIVRSPEGDLTLYCKGADTILYDLLHSSCESLKEETTEHLNEFAGEGLRTLVVAYKNLDEEYFEDWIRRQHVASTALEGREDKLSELYEEIEKDLMLLGATAIEDKLQDGVPQTIETLAKASIKIWVLTGDKQETAVNIGYSCNLLNDDMADVFIIEGSTSDDVLNELRNAREKMKPDSFLDSDEVNIQFAKSSKKAKVLPDEQANGVYGLVINGHSLAYALEENLELELVRTACMCKVVICCRVTPLQKAQVVELVKKYKKAVTLAIGDGANDVSMIKTAHIGVGISGQEGMQAVLSSDFSFAQFRYLQRLLLVHGRWSYIRMCKFLKYFFYKNFAFTLVHFWYGFFSGFSAQTVYDEWFITLYNLVYTSLPVLGMSLFDQDVDDRWSMLFPQLYVPGQQNLYFNKIVFVNCMLHGIYSSLILFFIPYGAMYNTMRSDGKAIADYQSFALMAQTCLLIVVSVQIGLDTAYWTVVNQFFIWGSLSVYFAITFTMYSDGMYLIFTAAFPFIGTARNTLSQPNVWLAIFLSIALCVLPVVGYRFLKTQLKPTASDKVLRKIKEAKKRPPPPSPKRRLRRTSTRRSGYAFSHQHGFGALIMSGRNMRPKSPFATTGTFSPNSEKNKHKGL; encoded by the exons ctgattCCTCAGATTTCCTCATTGTCCTGGTTTACAACGGTGGTGCCCCTACTGCTGGTGCTGGCTATATCAGGCGCCAAGGATGCCATTGATGATTTC AATCGACACAGAAGTGACAAACACGTCAACAACCGCCCAGTTCAGGTGCTGATCAATGGCAT GTTGAAGGATGAAAAATGGATGAACGTCCAAGTAGGGGATAtaataaaactagaaaacaacAACTTTGTGACG GCTGATCTACTGTTATTGTCAAGCAGTGAGCCGCATAGCCTGACATATATCGAGACTGCTGAACTGGATGG TGAAACAAACCTCAAGGTGAAGCAGGCACTGACAGTCACTGCAGAACTTGGAGAAGATCTTCAGAAACTGACAGAATTTGATG gtgaAGTCAAATGTGAGGCACCAAATAACAAACTAGATAAGTTCACAGGAACTCTTACTCTTCGAGGAGAAAAGTATGCCCTGGACAATGAAAAGATGCTGCTGAGGGGCTGTACTATTAGGAACACAGAGTGGTGCTTTGGTCTCGTTATTTATGCTG GGCCAGATACCAAACTGATgcagaacagtggaaaaacaacttttaaacGGACAAGCATCGATCGGCTCATGAATGTCCTTGTGTTAGTG ATCTTTGCGTTTTTAGCACTGATGTGTCTTATCCTAGCCATTGGAAATGGCATCTGGGAGTACGATAAGGGCTACTACTTCCAGGTCTATCTGCCCTGGGCAGAGGATGTCAGTTCTGCCTCCTACTCTGGCTTCCTCATGTTCTGGTCGTACGTGATCATTCTAAACACGGTGGTCCCAATTTCGCTCTATGTCAG TGTAGAGATTATACGTTTGGGCAACAGCTTCTACATTGACTGGGACCGTAAAATGTATTACCCAGTGAATGACACACCGGCTCAGGCCCGTACCACCACACTTAATGAAGAGCTGGGGCAAATCAAGTACATCTTCTCAGACAAAACAGGAACTCTCACTCAGAACATCATGTGTTTCAACAAGTGCTCCATCAACGGCAAATCCTATG GTGATGTGTATGACCTGGCTGGCCAAAGGATAGAAATAAATGAG aacacagagaaggttGATTTCTCATACAACCAGTTAGCCGACCCAAAGTTTGCCTTCTATGACCACAGCCTGGTTGAAGCTGTGAAGCTGAGTGATGTCCCAACGCATAGGTTCTTCCGGCTGCTCTCACTCTGTCACACAGTAATgccagaagagaagaaggaag GTAACTTGGTGTATCAGGCCCAATCTCCTGATGAGGGAGCCCTCGTCACTGCTGCCAGAAACTTTGGATTTGTTTTTCGGGCTCGCACACCGGAGACCATCACTGTTGTGGAAATGGGAGAAACAAAAATCTACAAGCTGCTGGCTATTCTTGATTTCAACAATGTGCGCAAGCGAATGTCTGTTATTG TGCGGAGTCCAGAAGGTGACTTGACTTTGTACTGCAAGGGGGCTGACACCATTCTTTATGACCTGCTTCATTCATCCTGTGAGTCTCTCAAAGAAGAGACAACAGAACACCTGAAT GAGTTTGCTGGTGAAGGTTTGAGGACGCTCGTTGTGGCCTATAAAAACTTGGACGAAGAATACTTTGAGGACTGGATCAGGCGTCAACATGTAGCAAGCACTGCCTTGGAAGGAAGGGAAGATAAATTGTCGGAGTTGTATGAAGAGATTGAAAAAGATTTAATG CTGCTAGGTGCCACAGCGATTGAGGACAAGTTACAAGATGGAGTCCCACAGACGATTGAGACTCTTGCTAAAGCCAGCATTAAGATATGGGTTCTGACCGGAGACAAACAAG AAACTGCAGTGAATATTGGTTACTCCTGCAACTTGCTGAATGATGACATGGCGGATGTTTTTATTATTGAAGGCAGCACATCTGACGACGTACTTAATGAACTCAG GAATGCAAGGGaaaagatgaagccagactcCTTTCTGGATAGTGACGAAGTTAACATTCAGTTTGCAAAAtcttccaaaaaagcaaaagttCTACCTGACGAACAAGCAAATGGGGTGTACGGTCTTGTTATCAATGGCCATAGCCTG GCCTATGCACTGGAAGAGaatctggagctggagctggtgaGAACAGCCTGCATGTGCAAAGTGGTGATCTGCTGCCGGGTGACTCCACTGCAGAAGGCCCAGGTGGTAGAGCTGGTGAAGAAGTACAAGAAGGCAGTGACTCTGGCAATTGGAGATGGGGCTAATGATGTCAGCATGATCAAAA CTGCGCACATTGGGGTTGGTATCAGTGGCCAGGAGGGGATGCAGGCGGTCTTGTCCAGTgacttctcctttgcacagttccGTTATCTCCAGCGCCTGCTCTTAGTCCATGGCCGGTGGTCCTATATCCGCATGTGCAAGTTCCTCAAATACTTCTTCTATAAGAATTTTGCCTTCACATTAGTGCATTTTTGGTATGGATTCTTCTCTGGCTTCTCAGCACAG acTGTATATGATGAGTGGTTCATTACGCTTTACAATTTGGTATATACCTCCCTCCCGGTGCTAGGAATGAGCCTCTTTGATCAG GATGTGGATGATCGCTGGAGTATGCTGTTTCCTCAGCTCTATGTGCCTGGCCAGCAAAAcctctattttaataaaatagtgtTTGTCAACTGCATGTTGCATGGGATCTACAGTTCCCTCATTCTCTTCTTCATCCCCTATGGGGCCATGTACAACACAATGAGAAGCGATGGGAAAGCCATTGCTGACTACCAGTCCTTCGCGCTGATGGCCCAGACCTGCCTACTGATAGTGGTGTCTGTACAG ATTGGCTTGGACACGGCTTACTGGACAGTTGTGAACCAGTTCTTCATCTGGGGCAGCCTTTCTGTTTACTTTGCTATCACCTTCACCATGTATAGTGATGGCATGTACCTGATCTTCACAGCCGCATTCCCATTCATTG GTACGGCTCGAAACACCCTCAGTCAACCAAATGTGTGGCTAGCAATCTTCCTCAGCATTGCCCTCTGTGTGCTGCCTGTAGTTGGCTATCGATTCCTGAAGACTCAGTTAAAGCCAACTGCCAGTGATAAA GTCCTACGCAAGATCAAAGAAGCCAAAAAGAGGCCACCTCCACCCTCACCCAAGAGGCGTCTGCGTCGGACCAGTACCCGCCGCTCCGGCTATGCCTTCTCCCATCAACACGGTTTCGGAGCGCTCATTATGTCTGGGAGAAACATGCGGCCAAAATCACCTTTTGCTACAACAGGAACGTTCTCACCCAatagtgaaaaaaacaaacacaagggactttaa